The following coding sequences lie in one Lolium perenne isolate Kyuss_39 chromosome 2, Kyuss_2.0, whole genome shotgun sequence genomic window:
- the LOC127331468 gene encoding NAC domain-containing protein 58, which produces MSTAHGHGAAATTLPPGFRFHPTDEELILHYLRNRAASAQCPVPIIADVDIYKFDPWDLPSQAVYGDNEWYFFSPRDRKYPNGIRPNRAAGSGYWKATGTDKPIHDGATGQSVGVKKALVFYKGRPPKGTKTSWIMHEYRLAAADPLAAAVNTYRPVKFRNVSMRLDDWVLCRIYKKTGMASPMMAPPLIDYDHMVDHDDLSGGGGGSFDEATGFYTQSNSSSTCRPMIMQQQQHAGRLPTIPPISDLFDDYAFAQMFDTEAEHLAVHPSLNQLLSVEGDSSVHRVEPSYYAPPSSSPAGSTGKREAASPEECAHQSSAKRLKGSCFDAPPQSARGLQPASAVLGGLNHQMLPQF; this is translated from the exons ATGTCGACGGCGCACGGGCACGGTGCGGCGGCGACGACGCTGCCGCCGGGGTTCCGGTTCCACCCGACGGACGAGGAGCTCATCCTCCACTACCTCCGCAACCGCGCCGCCTCCGCGCAGTGCCCCGTCCCCATCATCGCCGACGTCGACATCTACAAGTTCGATCCATGGGACCTCCCCT CCCAGGCGGTGTACGGCGACAACGAGTGGTACTTCTTCAGCCCTCGGGACCGCAAGTATCCCAACGGCATCCGCCCCAACCGCGCCGCCGGCTCCGGCTACTGGAAGGCCACCGGCACCGACAAGCCCATCCACGACGGCGCCACGGGGCAGAGCGTCGGCGTCAAGAAGGCGCTCGTCTTCTACAAGGGCCGCCCGCCCAAGGGCACCAAGACCAGCTGGATCATGCACGAGtaccgcctcgccgccgccgaccCGCTCGCCGCCGCAGTCAACACCTACAGGCCAGTCAAGTTCCGCAACGTCTCCATGAGG CTGGATGACTGGGTGCTGTGCCGGATCTACAAGAAGACGGGCATGGCCTCGCCGATGATGGCGCCGCCCCTCATCGACTACGACCACATGGTCGACCACGACGACCtctccggcggaggcggcggcagcTTCGACGAGGCTACCGGGTTCTACACGCAGTCCAATAGCAGCAGTACCTGCAGACCCATGAtcatgcagcagcagcagcacgccGGGAGGCTCCCGACGATCCCGCCAATCTCCGACCTCTTCGACGACTACGCGTTCGCCCAGATGTTCGACACCGAGGCCGAGCACCTCGCCGTCCATCCATCCCTGAACCAGCTCCTCTCCGTAGAAGGCGACAGCTCGGTCCACCGCGTGGAGCCGTCCTACTacgcgccgccgtcgtcgtcaccGGCCGGCAGCACGGGGAAACGCGAGGCAGCGAGCCCGGAAGAGTGCGCCCACCAGTCGTCGGCCAAGCGGCTCAAGGGGTCCTGCTTCGATGCGCCGCCGCAGTCGGCGCGCGGCTTGCAGCCGGCTTCGGCGGTGCTGGGCGGGCTTAACCATCAGATGCTTCCTCAGTTCTGA